The nucleotide window AGTCGGCCGCCGCGGCGGTGAAGTTGGACAGGCCCGCGAAGCGCCCGCTCGCGTCGGTGAAGGCGAAGTCGATCGCGTAGCCGGTCGGCACGACGCCGAACGCGATCAGCAGCACGACGTACGGAGCGACGAAACCGTGCCCGGCGCGGCCGGGCCACCACCGGCGTCGCGCGGCGTGTGTCCCGGCCCGGCCGCCGCGGATGGTCAGGATGCTCACGGGCCGACCTTCACCTGGTACCCGTCGGAGCGGGCGTAGTTGACGATCGCCTTCTGCCACGCCGGGAGCAGCGAGACGATGGGCTTGCCCCCGGTCATGCCCGGAGTGACGGTGGCGGCCCAGATCGACTCCTGGCTGAACTGCCCGTAACCCCAGCCGGACCACACCTGACCGGCCGCGGCCTGGAGCGGCGCGGCGATGTCGTTCGCGTAGTAGTGGGAGGAGGCCTGGTTCGCCAGCCAGACCTTTGCCGCAGGCGCGTACGCCGGGTAGCCGGGGGCGACCTGGCCCTGGTAGTCGTTCGCGGTCGTGACCCAGGTGAGGAAGTCGGTGGCGGCCTTCAGGTGTGCGCTGTGCGCCGACAGCAGCCAGGTGCCGCCGCCGACGTTGCCGACGGTGGGAGTCGGGTCGCCGGACCACTGGGGCATCGGGGCGACCGCGACCTGGCCCTTGGGGGTCTTGAAGGTGCCCTCGAACAGCGCGCCGCCGAACCACGACGGACCGGGCAGCATGAGGATCTTTCCGGCCTGGTTCTTGTCGAAGTCGGAGCTGAACACGCTGCTCTTCGACATCGTCCGGTTCTTGACCAGGGTGTCCAGGAGGGTGGCCATGCGGGAGCAGTTCGCGCTCGTGGTGTTCACGGTGACGGCCTTGGGACCGGTGATCTGGTTGGCGCCGCACTTGCTCGCCCACATGTAGATCTCCGGCGTGAAGTTGTCACCGGCGGAGCCGACCAGGTAACCGGGATGCTCGGTGGCCACCTTCTTGCCGAGCGCCTCGTAGTCCTCCCAGGTCGCGGGGACCTGGTAGCCCCACTTCTTCATGAGGGAGTCGTTGTACCAGAGCACGGTCTGGGCCAGGTCGTTGCGCAGGCAGTACAGCGTGCCGTTGACCGTGCACGGGTCGCCCGCGCCGTGGGCCCATCCCGACAGCGCGGACTGCGCGATCAGTCCCTTGTTCAACGGGGCGGTGAAGCCCGCCGGAACCGCCCAGGAGGTCTCGTTGTTCTGGGTGCTGAAGACCACGTCAGGCCAGCCCTTGCGGGTGCGGTTGAACAGGCTGACCTTGGTCTGCAGGTAGTGGGACCCGTCGGCGTCGCCGTCATAACTGACGATGTTCAGCTTCACCGTGGGA belongs to Actinoallomurus bryophytorum and includes:
- a CDS encoding ABC transporter substrate-binding protein; its protein translation is MTVKVRADGARRSGKGRSRAALMALSGVLALSAVAACGGHDGGGARGGTTGAQGDFKQAPQSDGPLTIWVDATRLAAAKLYQKTHPTVKLNIVSYDGDADGSHYLQTKVSLFNRTRKGWPDVVFSTQNNETSWAVPAGFTAPLNKGLIAQSALSGWAHGAGDPCTVNGTLYCLRNDLAQTVLWYNDSLMKKWGYQVPATWEDYEALGKKVATEHPGYLVGSAGDNFTPEIYMWASKCGANQITGPKAVTVNTTSANCSRMATLLDTLVKNRTMSKSSVFSSDFDKNQAGKILMLPGPSWFGGALFEGTFKTPKGQVAVAPMPQWSGDPTPTVGNVGGGTWLLSAHSAHLKAATDFLTWVTTANDYQGQVAPGYPAYAPAAKVWLANQASSHYYANDIAAPLQAAAGQVWSGWGYGQFSQESIWAATVTPGMTGGKPIVSLLPAWQKAIVNYARSDGYQVKVGP